The following proteins are encoded in a genomic region of Pyxicephalus adspersus chromosome 9, UCB_Pads_2.0, whole genome shotgun sequence:
- the GATD1 gene encoding glutamine amidotransferase-like class 1 domain-containing protein 1: MKKQGMAGTGVTTDRLTKPSCLIVCSAVSGGVSAQSFLQTLNLASSAFNLQVASPGGKALDFVGIHESDTRWFQEFQLKPYANPAKLESIDGSRYHALLIPHCPGAMTDLANSGYLARILQHFKAEKKPVCAIGHGVTALCCVVAEDKSWIFQDYSLTGPSVYELVRQPDYGSLPLILEDFAKNSGATYSASEPDAVHVVLDRHLITGQNENSTMAAVQNLIFLCNRKEMR; the protein is encoded by the exons ATGAAGAAGCAAGGGATGGCGGGCACCGGGGTGACCACAGACCGCCTCACCAAACCCAGCTGTCTGATAGTGTGCAGTGCTGTGAGCGGAG GTGTTTCTGCACAATCGTTTCTTCAGACATTAAATCTAGCAAGCTCAGCATTTAATCTTCAAGTGGCCTCCCCTGGG GGTAAAGCACTCGATTTTGTGGGAATCCACGAATCGGACACAAGATGGTTCCAAGAATTTCAGTTGAAGCCGTATGCCAATCCAGCGAAACTGGAATCTATAGATG gttctcgTTATCATGCACTTTTAATCCCACATTGCCCAGGGGCTATGACAGACTTGGCAAACAGCGGCTATCTGGCTAGAATTTTGCAGCACTTCAAAGCAGAAAAGA AACCTGTCTGTGCCATTGGACACGGTGTGACAGCCttatgttgtgttgttgctgAAGATAAATCATGGATATTTCAAGACTACAGTCTCACTGGG CCTTCTGTGTATGAACTTGTCCGTCAGCCTGATTATGGCAGCCTACCTCTTATCCTAGAAGACTTCGCTAAAAATTCTGGAGCAACATATAGTG CCAGCGAGCCAGATGCTGTTCATGTTGTTCTGGACAGACATCTGATAACAGGACAGAATGAAAACTCCACAATGGCTGCTGTTCAGAATCTGATCTTTCTCTGCAATAGAAAG GAAATGAGATGA
- the LOC140337843 gene encoding uncharacterized protein: protein MDLRNFTGAWIIQILSLFYELAIAGYTETSQHRDHLQDPLDHLTALTNHTNHTVALVVQPLCHSLQQTKIVWTDSMTDGQFENFRFGIGLSIDSTSNNKIAKETLASVLKVRNTDQVYVTVTAETNQSGVTLVITSCKLVSKRNTTRSYFVQDGCLDKKTVEKITREDNKMVFTLRLAGVTHVPGSSVVFISCEVKLCLSSNNSNSCGSNCLSTLPSKQPTESQLETETYHVTAEPIYVVWEKRKVPVTIYPALVIGMVLGGTVVAVVVLLVRKSFSGVRRRNILVDL, encoded by the exons ATGGATCTGCGGAACTTTACTGGAGCTTGGATTATACagattttatcattgttttatgaACTGGCCATTGCTGGTTATACAGAGACATCACAGCATAGAGATCACCTACAG gatCCATTGGACCACCTCACAGCATTGACAAACCACACCAATCACACAGTTGCGTTGGTTGTACAGCCTTTGTGCCATAGTCTTCAGCAGACCAAGATTGTGTGGACAGACTCAATGACAGATGGTCAGTTTGAGAACTTCCGATTTGGCATTGGCCTCAGCATAGATAGCACATCCAACAACAAGATTGCTAAAGAAACCTTAGCATCCGTCCTGAAAGTCCGGAACACAGACCAAGTATATGTTACAGTGACTGCAGAGACCAATCAGAGTGGTGTCACTTTGGTCATCACTTCCTGCAAACTTGTGAGCAAGAGGAACACTACCAGGTCATATTTTGTTCAAGATGG GTGCTTGGATAAGAAAACAGTGGAGAAAATAACTAGGGAAGACAATAAAATGGTGTTCACATTGAGACTTGCAGGAGTAACCCATGTTCCTGGCTCCTCAGTG GTATTTATAAGCTGTGAAGTAAAATTGTGCCTGAGCTCCAACAATTCAAACTCCTGTGGTTCCAACTGTCTATCAACATTACCTTCCAAACAACCAACAGAATCCCAGCTGGAGACAGAAACTTACCATGTAACTGCAGAACCCATCTATGTTGTCTGGGAGAAAAGAAAAG TTCCTGTCACAATTTACCCAGCCCTGGTGATCGGAATGGTCCTGGGTGGCACTGTTGTGGCTGTGGTGGTATTACTGGTGAGGAAATCATTCTCTGGAGTGCGTCGCAGGAATATTCTAGTGGATTTATGA